A DNA window from Oceanibaculum indicum P24 contains the following coding sequences:
- the glpX gene encoding class II fructose-bisphosphatase, whose translation MDRNLALEVVRVTEAAALAASRLMGRGDEKAADQAAVTAMRQALNGLSIDGTVVIGEGERDEAPMLYIGEKVGLGGPAIDIALDPLEGTTITAKGGTNAMAVIAMAEKGGFLHAPDVYMDKIAVGGGLPEGVVDLDNSPAENLKNLAKAKKVDVADLVACILDRPRHQELIAKVREAGARIVLISDGDVSGVMATSQSDSGIDIYMGQGGSPEGVLAAAALRCIGGQMQGRLVFRNDDEKGRAAKAGITDLNRKYSMLDLASGDVMFAATGVTDGTLLRGVRRTRNGGSTHSMVMRSKTGTVRFIDARHDFSRKSGYDGD comes from the coding sequence ATGGATCGGAACCTCGCGCTTGAGGTTGTCCGCGTGACCGAGGCCGCCGCGCTGGCCGCATCCCGCCTGATGGGGCGCGGTGACGAAAAGGCTGCCGACCAGGCCGCAGTTACGGCCATGCGGCAGGCGCTGAACGGCCTGTCCATCGACGGCACGGTGGTGATCGGCGAGGGCGAGCGCGACGAGGCGCCGATGCTCTATATCGGGGAGAAGGTGGGCCTTGGCGGCCCGGCCATCGATATCGCGCTCGACCCGCTGGAAGGCACGACCATCACCGCCAAGGGCGGCACCAACGCGATGGCGGTTATCGCCATGGCGGAGAAGGGCGGCTTCCTGCACGCGCCGGACGTCTATATGGACAAGATAGCGGTCGGCGGCGGGCTGCCTGAGGGCGTGGTCGATCTCGACAACAGCCCGGCGGAGAATCTGAAGAACCTGGCCAAGGCGAAGAAGGTCGATGTCGCCGATCTGGTCGCCTGCATCCTGGACCGCCCGCGCCATCAGGAACTGATTGCCAAGGTGCGTGAGGCCGGTGCCCGCATCGTGCTGATCTCCGATGGCGACGTGTCCGGCGTCATGGCGACCTCGCAGTCCGACAGCGGCATCGATATCTATATGGGTCAGGGCGGCTCGCCCGAGGGCGTGCTGGCGGCTGCCGCGCTGCGCTGTATCGGCGGCCAGATGCAGGGCCGGCTTGTGTTCCGCAACGATGACGAGAAGGGACGCGCTGCCAAGGCCGGCATCACCGACCTGAACCGCAAATACTCCATGCTCGACCTCGCCAGCGGCGACGTGATGTTCGCCGCGACCGGCGTCACCGATGGCACGCTGCTGCGCGGCGTGCGCCGCACCCGGAACGGCGGCAGCACCCATTCCATGGTCATGCGCTCGAAGACCGGCACGGTGCGCTTCATCGATGCCCGGCACGACTTCTCCCGCAAGAGCGGCTACGACGGCGACTGA
- a CDS encoding homoserine dehydrogenase has protein sequence MSGDLRIGIAGLGTVGGGVAKLLRDQADLLAARCGRTIRVTAVAARDKAKDRGVDLSACRWHDDARALAGDPDVDVVVELIGGSDGVARELIEAAIAAGKPVVTANKALLALHGTVLAKAAETAGVPLAYEAAVAGGIPVIKALREGLAANRVKRVHGILNGTCNYILTTMRETGREFADVLADAQKLGYAEADPSFDVDGIDAAHKLAILSSVAFGRELDFAGIHVEGIRHVSALDLAFAEQLGYRIKLLGIAGVTDHGIEQRVHPCMVPLAAPIAHVEGVFNAVFVEAEPVGNVLLTGRGAGEGPTASAVVADILDIARGHHAPVLGLPPSRLAPGETAPMGRHYGAYYIRLMVKDQPGVIADVAAAFRDNAVSMESVLQQARDPSGPVPVVITTHETEEAGMMRAIQRIAALGSVVEPPRLIRIEAL, from the coding sequence ATGAGCGGTGATCTGCGTATTGGTATTGCCGGCCTCGGCACGGTTGGCGGCGGTGTCGCGAAGCTGCTGCGCGACCAGGCCGACCTGCTCGCCGCACGTTGCGGCCGCACCATCCGGGTCACCGCTGTTGCCGCACGTGACAAGGCGAAGGATCGCGGTGTCGATCTGTCGGCCTGCCGCTGGCATGACGACGCCCGCGCACTCGCCGGCGATCCCGATGTCGATGTCGTGGTCGAGCTGATCGGCGGTTCGGACGGCGTGGCGCGCGAGCTGATCGAGGCTGCCATCGCCGCTGGCAAGCCGGTCGTCACGGCGAACAAGGCGCTGCTGGCGCTGCACGGCACCGTACTCGCCAAAGCTGCCGAAACCGCTGGCGTGCCGCTAGCCTATGAGGCGGCGGTGGCGGGCGGAATCCCGGTCATCAAGGCCCTGCGCGAAGGTCTCGCCGCCAACCGCGTGAAGCGCGTGCACGGCATCCTGAACGGCACCTGCAACTATATCCTGACCACCATGCGCGAGACCGGCCGGGAATTCGCCGACGTGCTGGCCGACGCGCAGAAGCTGGGCTATGCCGAGGCCGATCCCAGCTTCGACGTGGATGGTATCGACGCCGCGCACAAGCTGGCCATCCTCTCCAGCGTGGCGTTCGGGCGGGAACTGGATTTTGCGGGCATCCATGTCGAGGGCATCCGCCATGTCTCGGCGCTGGATCTCGCCTTCGCCGAACAGCTCGGCTACCGCATCAAGCTGCTGGGCATTGCCGGCGTGACGGATCACGGCATCGAACAGCGGGTGCATCCTTGCATGGTGCCGCTGGCCGCCCCCATCGCCCATGTCGAGGGCGTGTTCAACGCCGTCTTCGTAGAGGCGGAACCGGTCGGCAACGTGCTGCTGACCGGGCGCGGGGCCGGCGAGGGGCCGACTGCCTCCGCCGTCGTCGCCGATATCCTGGATATCGCGCGCGGCCACCACGCGCCAGTCCTGGGTTTGCCGCCCTCCCGCCTGGCGCCGGGCGAGACGGCGCCGATGGGCCGGCATTACGGCGCCTATTACATCCGCCTGATGGTGAAGGACCAGCCTGGCGTGATCGCCGATGTGGCCGCCGCCTTCCGCGATAATGCGGTATCGATGGAATCGGTGCTGCAGCAGGCGCGCGACCCGTCCGGACCGGTGCCGGTGGTGATTACCACCCACGAGACCGAGGAAGCGGGTATGATGCGGGCTATCCAGCGGATTGCCGCGCTTGGCAGCGTGGTGGAGCCGCCGCGCCTCATCCGCATCGAAGCGCTCTGA
- a CDS encoding OmpA family protein: MATAGLILLAGCSSVPDAVNPVEWYKGATGLFEDDAAPAKDQAAKEQTASDSSYPNLASVPARPTDISTPSERRAAQQGLVADREQARYTDQQPSNAVTTGSGQVSTSTTSTARTEARPPAPPAVAPAPTAPAAAPAAAEPAPAAAAPSAPPAARIAPRAESSETVSAGAAMMERRRQEVLAERAAARSTDSTPQQSSGQSSGQVAEQPRATTPQPEARLEAPVTRTETAQAPTASAPAAPTAAEVYREQFARSAAPVATRSTEAQPAATELAAPAPTGKAGISYLAATILFGHGSTTLDPSESDSLRKVAAEHRKTGGTLRIVGHASSRTTDMRPLQHQLANFQVSVSRAEAVAQELRRLGVPAKSMEVVGVGDSQPIYYEVMPAGEAGNRRVEIFVDY, encoded by the coding sequence ATGGCAACGGCCGGCCTTATTCTGCTTGCCGGATGTTCCTCGGTCCCGGATGCGGTCAATCCGGTGGAATGGTACAAGGGTGCTACCGGCCTGTTCGAGGACGATGCTGCCCCGGCAAAGGATCAGGCGGCCAAGGAGCAGACCGCCAGCGACTCCTCATATCCGAACCTCGCCTCGGTTCCCGCGCGTCCGACCGATATCAGCACGCCCAGCGAACGCCGCGCGGCACAGCAGGGGCTCGTTGCTGACCGCGAGCAGGCCCGCTACACCGACCAGCAACCCTCCAACGCGGTGACGACCGGCAGCGGCCAGGTCTCCACCTCGACGACGTCAACCGCCCGGACCGAGGCCAGGCCACCGGCCCCGCCGGCTGTCGCTCCGGCGCCAACGGCACCTGCGGCTGCTCCCGCGGCTGCCGAACCTGCTCCTGCGGCGGCAGCACCATCCGCCCCGCCGGCCGCCCGTATCGCGCCGCGTGCCGAATCGTCGGAAACGGTCTCCGCCGGTGCGGCGATGATGGAACGCCGCCGCCAGGAAGTGCTGGCCGAGCGGGCCGCCGCCAGGAGCACCGACAGCACGCCCCAGCAGTCTTCCGGGCAATCCTCCGGACAGGTTGCTGAGCAGCCCCGCGCCACGACCCCGCAGCCGGAAGCACGGCTGGAAGCGCCTGTCACCAGGACCGAGACGGCCCAGGCGCCAACGGCGTCGGCGCCGGCGGCACCGACAGCGGCCGAGGTGTATCGCGAACAGTTCGCCCGTTCCGCAGCACCTGTGGCCACGCGCAGCACCGAGGCACAGCCGGCGGCAACCGAACTCGCTGCCCCGGCACCCACGGGCAAGGCCGGCATCTCCTATCTCGCGGCGACCATCCTGTTCGGCCATGGCTCGACCACGCTCGACCCGTCGGAGAGCGACAGCCTGCGCAAGGTCGCGGCCGAGCATCGCAAGACCGGCGGCACGCTGCGTATTGTCGGCCATGCCAGCAGCCGGACCACAGACATGCGCCCGCTGCAGCATCAGCTTGCCAATTTCCAGGTTTCCGTGAGCCGCGCCGAAGCGGTGGCTCAGGAACTGCGGCGCCTTGGCGTGCCGGCAAAGTCGATGGAGGTCGTCGGCGTCGGCGACAGCCAGCCGATCTATTACGAGGTCATGCCAGCGGGCGAGGCGGGGAATCGCCGGGTGGAAATCTTCGTCGATTACTGA